TACAGTTATCCAGAGAAAAGCAGGTGTTTACACAAAAACATGAGCAGAAGTGTTTATGACAGCTTTATTTGTAGTTGCCATAAGCTAGGGAGAAAATGTCCTTAATTAGGTAACTATGGAACATCTTCATCATGGAATACTAGTCAGCAATGTAAAGGAACAAAGTATTGATACATGTGACAGTTTGGATGGATCTCAAGGCTGGAAAAAAAGATGGGTATCAAATGGtcacatactatatatatatatatatatatatatatatatatatatatatatattatatttatattttccgtGTCTTTGACATTCTTGAAATGACATTattataaaatggagatgattaGTAATTGCCAGAGGTGAGGGATGGTGGAGACCAGGTGTGACTATAAAGTGAAGGAAACTCTAAGGAGATCTTGGAGTAGTGTAACTTTGGTGATAGAATAGTTCTGTATCTTGGTTGTGGTGAAGATTAGACCAATCTGCTTTCATGTTAAAGTGGAACTGAACCACATACACATACTACCAACGTCAGATTCCTGGTTTGATACTGTCCTGTAGCGATGGAACATGTACCATGGGTGAAATTGGTGAAAATTATACCGGACCTCTCTGTATTACTTTTTTGACTTCCTGTGaatctgtatttcaaaataaagatttacAAAACATAAACATCAAGCAAAGAAAGTTATAAAACGTGTTTTACTCTGTGTGTGTCttttgctggagatcaaacccagaactcCATGAataccaggcaagtgttctatcctGAGCAACATCACTAGCCCTTgaatcttaaatttcttttaaaggcCTATGCGCTGAAGGCTGGTTCCCAGCCTGTGGTACTACTAGGATGTTGGggaactttaggaggtggggcctagagggagGTAGTTAGGCCATCAGGGGCTTGCCCTGAAAGGAGATACTAGAGCCATGACCCCTCCTCATTTCCCAGATGAAGTGAACAGTTTAATGATACCCTGCTTTTCCACAAGCCCAGAGAAAGCAACAGGGTCAACTGATCATAGCTGGGACTTCTAAagctatgagccaaaataaaccttaccTGTTTTTAAGGTGACTATCAGGTGTTTTGTGCACAGTTacaactgactaaaacaacatgttaaaaagtatatttttaaagtgtgctTTCTGTGTTTAAGACAGAACAGAGAGAGTCTGGATCACAAGTGGGCATTAGTTCTAAGTGGTTTACAGTAGGTTCTGGGCTTGGCTGGAGAGAGATGAGCAGGGATACAGGCCCCAGCAGCCTCTTTGTCACAGGGCTTGAGGAGATGGACCAGTGAGAAGCTCTCTGGTTGGAGCCCTATGTGCCTGCTGCTGTCCATCTTACTGGGTGTTTCTCTGGGACAGCCCCAatgaaaaggaacaaagtattgATATTCCAAGTCCCTCTTGCTTGGAGTTCTCCAAGACATGTGGCTTCTTTGGGGAGAGATGTCAggtctgagattttttttttttaatttcttttagttgtaggtggacacaatacctctattttatttatttttatgtggtcggaggattgaacccagtgcctctcaatgttctgggcaagcgctctaccactgaatcccAGCCCTGAGATCTTAACAGCTTGGTTCCCCTTCCCCAGCACAGGACAGGAGAATGGGCTGTTGGACCCAAACCCAGGCTTAGAGGGTCAGAAAGAAGGCTGGCAGGAAGGAATcgggtttagctcagtgatatTGTACTGCCTTTGtgcaaagaggaggaggaggaggagggaattaCAAGAACAGGCCTCCAGGAGCCAGGCAGGCATCTGCCAGGAGAAAGGGATGGTGGATTTGGTGGGATTGACCACCAAATTTCCTCCTGAAATTAGGAGGGAAAACTCTACAGCTCAAGCCCTCACGGGGTCCCTGTGCTGCTGTTCACCGTCTTCAAGGCTCCATCCTATGAGATGCGTCTGCAGGTGGCCTCTCTACAGGACTCTGAGCTGTGTCCAGGGCCTGCTGCAACCCTGGCCACACGCAAAGGAGCTGGGGGAGTGGGTCATTGATCCCAGGCTTCCTGAGTGCCTGCCTTGTGCTGGGTACTGACTCCGGAGCTGACAACGCAGCTGCGAATCTGTTGAAGACTGCCTTTCAGGAGCTGATCTCCCAGGCAGCCCAGCCCCTTGCTCAGATCAGTCTGAAAGACACTTCCCCCAGAACCATCTGGCTGAGCATCCCGTAGCCCTAAGAGACGCTAAGCCAGGAGACGCTAAGCCAGGAGACAGCATGGACCAGACTCTGGACGTCTTGGCCTTTATTTTCGCATCTTCCCCACATGGCCGCTGGGGGGCAGCAGGAGACACTGACTGAAGGGGAGTGTGGGTCAGTCAGCAAAGCCGCCTCTGAGTTCCCATTGCCTGGACGGGCAGATCTTGAGCACAGCGCCTCACCCACAACATGAAGCACTCCTCTCTCCTGATGACCTGTGACCACCGTGAAGGGACTGTTCACCCGAGATGACTCAGTCACCTGAAACCCAGAACAGTGGTGGCATGTCCTGGGGACAGTAGGTTCAGGCTCTCTTGCTGTGCACTAGGTCTGGGTGGGGTGCCTCTAAGGCACTCCCAACCCTGAGGACAGGTCTTACCCTGTTGGGTCACTACAGACACCTCTCTTTTGTGTTTGGGAAGCATGTGTGCAGAGAACTTAAAAGACATGCCGCCACTGCATCGTGACTGGGACCAACCCGAGGTGGCATCCCCTAAACCTGCCCTAAACACCTGCTACTTGGAGCAAGTTCTTAAGATGCCATTGTTGACCCAGGGACCCATAGATGGGGTATCAGGGCTCAACCCCCAGATGGCCTGgatgggaagaagggagggatcCACCGAGCACGTGGGGGTGCCATGCTGGATTCTTGGGCTACTTTTTTCCCTGAGTTCAGGCCTGGCCTTGGCCTCTGGCAGCTGTGAGCTGGGCAGAGTTTCCCGGCCAGCCTGCCTCTTCTGTATGTATTTACTGGTTTTCTTTAAATGTTCCCATTACTCAGGCCTCTGATGGGCACTGAGACAGAAATAAATCCCACAAGGCAGCCCAGCCAGAAGCCGGGAATCCGATTCCCCCTCAAAGACCGGAAGAGGCCCCTGTGCAGAGCATGCCAGACCACTGTGGCCCACACACTCCACATGGCCATGAGTATGGCCACACACCCCCAtgcatacacatgtacacatgcatACCTTTAGACACGTTCCCTCTGCGGGcttcacacacaccacacatgtgAACACTGACGCACATACTAACACTTGGATTTGCTTCATGTGCAAACTGActtcacacattcacacacatatcaGTGCACACATGCATGCCTTCATACACACGCTCCCTGATAAAAAGACAGGCGCACATCCAGTTGTGACCACATTCTCTGGGGTTCCAGCCTTAGCCATCTTCAAGGTCATAGAAGGTGGGAGGATGCGGCTGGCTCTACACCGCTCAGGAGGAGAGTGGCCTCATGGGAGCACAGGCTTAGGGCTGCCAGAGCTTCTGAATTTTTAAGAGAAGCTGGAAAGCtgaatttttatgtgaaatatcctgatttttaaatgttggctcAAGATGTTGAAAATACTGTGAGGGCCAAACCAAACATGCCTGTGAGCCAAATTCCACCCACAGGCGGCATTCGCAGACCACGGGtccacacacagtcacacacacactcacaaatagACATATGTACACAGagacacatacaaacaaaaatagacaCACTGGTACATACACAGTCACATACAAACACAAGATACAGGTGATAAAAACATGGGCATATACAGATGCACATATAAACACACCAACACAGGTATACAGACAAATAGAACCACAGACACAAATACAGGTAcgtacacacagacacaaacacattGAAGCCAACACATGGCACTGTCTTGCTGATGTAAGTGAGCTTGTTGGGGGTGGGTAGTGTGATACTGTGGCCTTCGGGCAAGGACCAGAGGGGGCCCTGTGCCAACATTATCCCCTGACTTACAAATGCTGGAGGATGCTGGGACAAGTTGTTTTGGGCTGACAAAAGCATAGTGTGACAGGGAGAGAGGGCCTTGTGTGCTAGGCCCTGGGCCCATAGGAGCTGAGAAGAAGGCTTGGGGTGGTTAAGAATTCATCCTCCATCCCAGCTGTGACCCCTCTTCTCTGTCACTGGGAAGCAAATACAGCAGAACCCCAGGGTCCCGTCTGCAGAGCTCCCCACCAGAGCCACGACCACGTCCCCACCCCCAGTGGTTCTGTATTGTCACCATGCTGGGAGACCTGCTGGAACCCACAAGGCCTTGCAATCAGCCCCCCAAAACCCAAGGCTGAGAGTAAGGGCAGGGCCTGAAGATGCATAGTAAGTGAAGGACCATGAAGAGGCCTCATAACCCCACCTTTGGAATACCAAGGCCAGAAAGGGAGACTGAGTCCTGGTCTTCAGCCTCTAGATCCTGTCCCCTTTCCTGCTAAATCATCTTGGGGATGACTGACCATAGCCCCTGGATGGAGAGAATCAGCCCATAATCCACACCCGCCACTACTTGGTCTCCACTGCCTGCCATGGGCATGATGCTGAAGAAGGAGAGAACCTGGAGTTGTCTTGGCTTTGGAGCCTgagagaagggaagggtgagTTTCCTGATCAGGCAGACTTATTGGGGAGTAAGGTGGGTACTGAGACCACTCGGGTCAGGAGATAAGAGCAGCACCTGACCTCCAAGTagaggctgaggctcagagagagtaGGTAGCATGCCCAGGGTCACATAGTGCATACCCTGAGTCAGCCTGGGCCTAGGTCCCTGCTGGGCTCTGAagccccttcctcctctgtcttcttGTCCACTTGAACCAGCCCCCCACCTAAGGCTTGTTTCAGTAGGCCATGGTAGGCTGGGGTCATTCTCCTAGAGTCAGCCAAAGAGGCATGGGGGCAGGGAGCCATGTGCTCAAGCTGCATACAAGTCTCATATCCAAAACTCCCAAGTTGTCACCCCTGCTAGACCTCTTTAgaccgtttttttttttgtttgtttgtttttatactgagattgaaaccaggggtgctttactactgagctacacccctcctcttttttgagatagggccttgctaagagaGAGAGGTGACCACCTGGCTCCAGCCCTTGCTAAGTagccaaggctggtctcaaacttgcaatcttcctgcctcagtctcccacacagctgggattacagtgtgtaccactgtgcccaatgCTGACCTCTCTTCTAATTACCTAGAGCAGAGCCAGGATCCTCTCAGAGCCCCAGGGAATGTCCCTCCCAAACCTCCAAAGAGCTCagccctctttctttctgtctaCAGTCCCTCTGTCCACCTCCCCAGGTGAGGGCTGAAGAGTGGGGACCTGTGCACTCTAGGTTGTGCGGGGCCCATCTCAGAGAGAAGCGGGGCTGTCCACATGCCCAAGACAGGTGGGAGCTGAACTGGCCACCTCTCTGGGGAGATTTGGAGTCCAGAGAAATCTGTGAGGTCCCAGACACTGTACTAAGGGGCTGAGGTGTGGGGGTCTCTGCACCCTCCTCCCTGCGTGCCCACCAGTCGGCTCTGCTGGTGTTTACGTGTTCCTTGTGGCTTGGCTGGGCTGTGGGGCCTTGAAAGGAGAAGTGACCACCTGGCTCCAGCCACTGCTCAAGGCAAACAAGGTCCTGATGGTGTGCCAGGCCTGCTGAGGGCTCCCACTTCCTCTGCCAACACCTGGACAGCCTAAGTGGGGCTCAGGGGCCTCTCTGAGTAAAGgccagccaggccccagggaatCCAAGTCCGAGGTAGAAGACCTGGCCCAGAATCTGGGTCTGATGTGAGAGGTCCAGTCCTGTCCTGGACATCCAGTCAGGGGAGAATGGTGCCCCATCTGAAGGGGGGACCTGGCCCTGTTAGGTGCAAATATCTAAGCACGGAGAGCCAACTGGATATGGTAGGTGTCCCATTCCATTTGGGAGGGATTGCCTCTGGCCCAGGGATTCCAAGGGGCATTTTGTTCAAAGAGGAAGAACAATCCTATCCAGAGTTCTTTGTGAGGAAGGCTCCCATCACCATCGCTTCACCTGGCCACCAGCCACCTGCCTCCTACCAGGCTACCTCTCCTCTGACCTCTATGCAGCCTCCTCTGGCCTCCACATCGGAGTGGGAACTCTAAACTGTGGCTGCGACCTTGTTGTTCTCTCTCTAGAACTTCCAGTGGCTCCCCCTATCTGCAGGAATACTTGATGCTCAGTGGCCCTTCAGAACCTGGCCCATGCCCCTCTCCTATCATTCTGAGATCACACCTTAGAGAGCTACATGGATACATTAGGCCTGTGGTTGTTTGCCCTGCCTGCCATTGAGCAGGAGGGCCAGGTATGACGTTGCTCAGCATATGTCCATACCACCCACCACCTCGAGCTTGATGTCTTAGACCACAAGACCCTCACCTTGCCACCAGTGGATGGGTGTCAGGCTATGGGAGGTAAGAGTACTCCTGGATGGTAGGTCCATGGACAGAAGCAACGAGGTCTGAGGCAGGGGTGGGCCAGGTCCAGGGGGCAAATGAGGGGGTGGGAGATGTCAGGTGGGTATATTAGTGATGATCCTGAATACATAGTGGGTGGTGCAtccaccccacccagccctctGGGCTCAGACTCTTGACTCTCCACAGTCCCTGGTCTACCTCTGACTTGCTTGCTCTGGCTTTCCGTCTGGCCTCTGTCTGCTTGCTGGAGGCATGTCAGCTCcagtgtaggggctggggctcatgCACGGTAGGGCGCCCTGAGTAGTCACCAGATAGCCAGAAAAGGTTCATTTAGAGGCAGGGCCGTAGGCTTGAAGGTGTGGCCAGGGACCTAAGGGATCTGCTGTCTtcctggggtgggtggggacAATGACTAGAGGCCAGCAGGCAGAGGAGCTGGGTTGGAGGTGCCTGGGCTTCCTATGGGCCTGGGTACGAGTTGCGGGAGCAGCTGAAGTGGCAGCAATGTCAGGGGAAGGCTCAGCCCATTCCTACACAGGCCCAGTTGTGCTGTGTGTGGTCCCTGAAAACTTGAGCCTTTCTGGTCCTTGAGAGAAGTGTCTTCaggtccttcctcctcctcaggtGATGAGACTCAAGGACCATTTGGGGTTCCTTGCCTTTCCCCTACTCTGGGAGTGAGTGCCCCCAGTATTTCCCCATggctcccagccccctccctcttGGAGTGTATCTCCAGTTCAGGCCACAGGAAGCCACAcacctcttccttttcctttttttttttttttttacctttttcccCCGTGTTTTCCTCCTGGCCCAGCCCTGAATGGGCAACCACTGTTCTCTTGGTCCATCTGCCCATCCACCCATGTCCACAGGTCCAAGCCCTGGTGCCCAGTCACATAACTGTCTCCCACTCCTCCTGCAGCAGTGGGGGTGGCCGCTCAGGCCCAGAGGCCTCCTCGTCCAGGCCTGAGCAGGAGCCATTGAGGAATCCGTCCTCCTTGGGAGCTGCCGTGACAGTAGGTGTGGTATCGAGGGTCTCGAGGACTGGGGCCCCTGGCTTGGCATGGCCAGGCAGCTGGGAGTGGCCATTGGTGGTGGCGGCAGGTAGCAGGCGGGGACTGAGGGGCAGACCGAGTCCTGTGCGGGGACCTACGTTGGTCACACTCGTGTGAGACACCATCGGACCGTAGCTATAGCTGCTGCTCCCGCTGCGTGCCTTGCGTTTGAAGTCCAGTGCCAGTGTCCAGCGGCTCCAAGATTTCTTGATCTCAGCCTGTACCTTTGGGCAGTAGAAAGGTGTCAGTTAGGTGTGCCCTGAAGCCCTTTGATACATGTCCCCCTGTCCCTGCCTCTGTAACACCCAGCCAGCACTGAACGAACAGGGGACTACTAGATAATTCCAAGGCCAAATCAAATCCCACCATCCTCAGAACATGGCTTGACTGCAGCTGACTAGCACACTCAGAGTCCACAGGGATCAAATGGCCCCAAACGTGACTGTGCCCTTCTGTTACAGAGAATTCACCCGTGGGGCTGGGAAGACATTTGGCTGTAGCAGAAATCCAAAAACCCACAAATCCTAGCATATTCTAGGCCTGAATCATCTGAAAAGACCTCTCTGCCTTCAGAATGTTCTCAGGGAAGTTCTTAGAAGAGCAAAGAACAGTGCAGAAGACCGGGAGGCTGAGACTTGAGGAACCCCAAGCGCTCCCCATCGCCCTGCCCCGCCCCAGCGCTGCCTCCTGCTTACCTCACCATTGCAGAAACAGTATATGATGGCGACAAAAAATCCCTGTGGGGAGAAGAGTGTGGGATCAGGgccacctccctcccccaccaggcctcctccctcccccatggGCCTTGGGTAGGGCTGCACACCTGGAAGGAGTTGAAGAGCATCTCGTAGTGCATCTGGATTTGCCAGAGCGTCCCTGAGACCTCCGTGTAAGGCAAGGCCATGAAGACGGTGTAGTGCACGCCAAACAGTGGCATGAGCACCAGGGTGGACTTGAGCAGCTTCCTGGCAGGAGGACCAGGAAGGTCAGGTCATGACCCTTCCCCTCGGCAAGCACTGCCACCCCCGCTCTGCCAGTCAGGCCCCAGAAGCTACCAAGGGGCCCAAGGCACTGTTCTGTGGGAGAACAACACAATTCACTCGGGATGGCTACCGTCAGGAGGTAGTGTTACTAGGGCTCCTTGGTTCTGAAAGGTGTCCTAGAGTTCCCTGTTTCTGGACCCTTTGCAAGTTCTGATCCCTCTGCTGGCATGGACTcactcccatccccagcccaggcttcAAGCTTCAAGTAAGCTGCTGTCCTCTTGGGGCCAACCACTGCCCATTGGGCCCTTGAGCTCCCTGCAACATACTCTTCGAAGGGAGGTCTGGGTTTGTCTGATGCTCACAGAGCCCAGCTCTAGTGCAGGGCTTACTACCAAGTGGAATCTGGCAGAGCGGGACCCATCACCGCTAGGCaggccagggcctggggtggGACAGTGGGTGGGGTCAGCCAGGGGGTCAGGAGCTCAATCCTTCCCTTGAAACAGGCTCCTTCACGGGGTCTCTGACTTTCCTTGTATAAACAGACCCTAAACTCCACCCCATGTAGTGGGCAAGGCTCACCGGTATTGCTGCCGTGTGTCACACCGGCCAGCATTGGTCTCCCGCAACTTTGTGGCAAGCACCCGGATGATGTTGATGAAGAGGATGAAGTTGagctgtgggagggagggagctgcATCTGGAGACTGCACCCTAGCAGGGTGGGGCAAGGACTCTCCAACCCACGGCCCTGCCACAGgctctgctctgccactgcatCTGTAGGTGGCTCTTTGGgccctcagttttcccatctcgACTGGAGTAGGGATCAGCTGGTCCTCAGGCCTTTGGGGCTCAGGTCTCTGAGTCCAAGGAAGCCTCCATATGTCCCTGTCAGGGGTTGATCACTGGGGACAGTGCCCACAATACCACCCATCCCTGCTCACCACTACAGAGGCCAGGATGGGCACCTGGATGATCCACTTCTTGTGTCCAGAGCTCAAGTCCCAGCACCTGAAGAAAGTTGAGGCATTAGCCCCTAGCCCCTCCTGCACCCATTCTCAACCTGCCCATAAAGGCCTCAGGGTTGGCTTATTCTGATACCAACTGTCAAGGGCACAGGACAGGGGTGTTGCATGTGGCTAGGCCTGAAGCCACTTTTATAGGCCTCTTTGGAAGTAATCTCTTGTGATCCTGGGGCATTCCTGGCTGGAAGTGCTCTGAGAACTAAAGCTGGGGCCACTTAGGGTCAGGGTTCATGAGGACTCCTTGTATGCtttgcagaggaggaggagggaaccAGGGGTGTTTCCTGGCCTGTGTCAGCACCCCTGGCCCCTGTATCCAGCGGAACCTACCCAGTGTTGGCCAGGGTAGCTCTGACACCAACCCATACAGCCACGAAGACGGCAGGCAAACCTGTGGGCACAGAGGTGGCACTGTGTGAGGGGCTGTGGATGGGGCCCTCAGCCCTCATGACCCCCAGCTTACTTCCTTGCTGTCCTGACCCCTCACCCTAGGCACAAAGGCTGCTTGATGACAGAGCCACACTCCAGCACCTGCTGCCCTAACAGCATCCACTTGGGGCTCCTGCCCTTGGGACCCAGCTCGGCCCTCTGCCCCATCTTGGTTCTGAGTCTCCTACTTGTACCTGTGCaggcctggtgggcacagggtGAAATGATAAGGTATGACCAGCTTATCCATGCCTAGCCCATTCTTTTTTCCCATCCCCTGAAGCACATGGCTCTAGGCTTGGAGCTCCCACAGGGAGGGAGACTATGACCAATATTTTTCTGTCCCAACACCTAGGACAGAACTCCTGACCCTCCCAACCTGGTTTGTGAGGTCCTAGCCCTCATGGATGAGGTTAGATGGGCTAAGAGTTGACCTCCAGGCTAGGCAGAGGCCACAGGAGAGCCTCCAGATGTCCTGGTCTCGGTCAGCTCAGATGACAAAGGAAGCTCTGAGTGAACTTCGCCTCTGGACAAGGAGCCTGATCCCTCCTCCCTCAACTTGATTCTAGGCCTGGTGCACCCTTAAAGGGATAGGACACGATCTGGGTTTATTAGTCAGAAAAAGCTGTGACATTCCTAGGTTGCAGGGTCCTGTGTGCTCCTTAATCCAGGTGTTTCCAGCTCACCTAGACATCTCCTATCTTAGAGCCTGTTCTAGTTCCTGAGACCAGACCCAGGTCTCCCCAGCTCAGGGGCTTACCATGGTGAGGTCAGGGGTAGAATGTGTGCCAAGGAGCAGGGAGACTGTGTCTATTGACCTGAGAGCCTCTGGGTGCTGAGTGTGGGGAGTGCTCCAGCCACCCGGCCCACCCCTCTGCAGTCTGGCCAGCCGCCCCGGAGCCCAGCCAAGCTCTGGAGCTGCCAACAATAATGGATAATTATCGGTAACCGGATCCCAGAGCCTGTGGGGGGCTGGGAGGAGTGCAGAGTCTCACTCAGAGTCTTGTTTTGTGAAGGGGCTGCTGAAGCCCAGGTGTTGATGCTCAGCTGTTGGGTCTGTGGCTCTGGATCATGGACCCCATCTCCTGGTGAGAGGATCTGGCAGGGTAACAAATGCTGGCCCTGACCACCAGGCTCAGGGTAGAGAGTAGCTCCAGACTCCAACTTGAGGGTAGAAAGTAGCTCCAGACTCCAACTTGAGGCCCATTCTGACCTCTGATCCAAGATCCTACTCTGATCCCaagccaaatctttttttttttaatctcccaaTACTGGAGATTGGATCTTGGGTCTTGTACACATGAGACaaacaagtgctctgccacttgaGCAATAGCCACAgcccttttggttttattttgagaaatagtcttgctaaattgcccaggctggtctggaacttgcaattttcctgcttcagcttccggagtagctgggattacataattgagccactacacctggctataAACTGAATCTTGACTTGAGAGTTCCCGTTCCCCCTCTTCTGggctgagcctcaaccccaggtAAATCTGACCCTAGGTGAGCCAACACCAGATGAACTCTGACCCCTGTCCAGTTCTGTTCCCTGAGCCTGGAATGGGGTCAGTCATAGAAGGGTTGGCAGGGCTCCCACCTACTGCCCCCATCAGGGACAGGACATGCTGTGTGGGTGCCTTACCCTCTGGGGTGCCCTCTCACCCTGCCCACCGTCCCTGGCCTGCCATGCGTACCCCAGCCGAAGACCGTGAAGCCCCACAGGTACTTCTTCTCTGAGAAGAAGGCCATGAAGATGAGGCTGTGCAGGTACAGCCCCTCCACCAGAATCCAGTAGTAGTTGGTGGCCAGGAAGTAAAGGAAGAAGGTCACAGCCACCCGGCAGCCCGCCTAGGAGACCAGCTGGTATTAGCCAGACCCTGCATCAGGGAagtcagggctgggctggggcttggGAAGGGAGAGCAGGAGCAGGGCTGGTGTGCGGGACAAGTGATACAGCCAAGCAAGCC
This is a stretch of genomic DNA from Ictidomys tridecemlineatus isolate mIctTri1 chromosome 2, mIctTri1.hap1, whole genome shotgun sequence. It encodes these proteins:
- the Pth1r gene encoding parathyroid hormone/parathyroid hormone-related peptide receptor isoform X2, with the translated sequence MGAARIAPGLALLLCCPVLSSAYALVDADDVFTKEEQIFLLHRAQAQCDKLLKEVLRTAANIMESDKGWTSASTSGKPRKEKASEKLYPESKEDKEVATGSRRRGRPCLPEWDYIVCWPLGAPGEVVAVPCPDYIYDFNHKGHAYRRCDRNGSWEVVPGHNRTWANYSECLKFMTNETRERVRIFPLTNLTPEVFDRLGMIYTVGYSMSLASLTVAVLILAYFRRLHCTRNYIHMHMFLSFMLRAASIFVKDAVLYSGFTLDEAERLTEEELHIIAQAPPPPAAAAVGYAGCRVAVTFFLYFLATNYYWILVEGLYLHSLIFMAFFSEKKYLWGFTVFGWGLPAVFVAVWVGVRATLANTGCWDLSSGHKKWIIQVPILASVVLNFILFINIIRVLATKLRETNAGRCDTRQQYRKLLKSTLVLMPLFGVHYTVFMALPYTEVSGTLWQIQMHYEMLFNSFQGFFVAIIYCFCNGEVQAEIKKSWSRWTLALDFKRKARSGSSSYSYGPMVSHTSVTNVGPRTGLGLPLSPRLLPAATTNGHSQLPGHAKPGAPVLETLDTTPTVTAAPKEDGFLNGSCSGLDEEASGPERPPPLLQEEWETVM
- the Pth1r gene encoding parathyroid hormone/parathyroid hormone-related peptide receptor isoform X1, which gives rise to MKFPRGRGRGAGLGRLSGEPRHPWQGGGRGGALGVDADDVFTKEEQIFLLHRAQAQCDKLLKEVLRTAANIMESDKGWTSASTSGKPRKEKASEKLYPESKEDKEVATGSRRRGRPCLPEWDYIVCWPLGAPGEVVAVPCPDYIYDFNHKGHAYRRCDRNGSWEVVPGHNRTWANYSECLKFMTNETREREVFDRLGMIYTVGYSMSLASLTVAVLILAYFRRLHCTRNYIHMHMFLSFMLRAASIFVKDAVLYSGFTLDEAERLTEEELHIIAQAPPPPAAAAVGYAGCRVAVTFFLYFLATNYYWILVEGLYLHSLIFMAFFSEKKYLWGFTVFGWGLPAVFVAVWVGVRATLANTGCWDLSSGHKKWIIQVPILASVVLNFILFINIIRVLATKLRETNAGRCDTRQQYRKLLKSTLVLMPLFGVHYTVFMALPYTEVSGTLWQIQMHYEMLFNSFQGFFVAIIYCFCNGEVQAEIKKSWSRWTLALDFKRKARSGSSSYSYGPMVSHTSVTNVGPRTGLGLPLSPRLLPAATTNGHSQLPGHAKPGAPVLETLDTTPTVTAAPKEDGFLNGSCSGLDEEASGPERPPPLLQEEWETVM
- the Pth1r gene encoding parathyroid hormone/parathyroid hormone-related peptide receptor isoform X3; protein product: MGAARIAPGLALLLCCPVLSSAYALVDADDVFTKEEQIFLLHRAQAQCDKLLKEVLRTAANIMESDKGWTSASTSGKPRKEKASEKLYPESKEDKEVATGSRRRGRPCLPEWDYIVCWPLGAPGEVVAVPCPDYIYDFNHKGHAYRRCDRNGSWEVVPGHNRTWANYSECLKFMTNETREREVFDRLGMIYTVGYSMSLASLTVAVLILAYFRRLHCTRNYIHMHMFLSFMLRAASIFVKDAVLYSGFTLDEAERLTEEELHIIAQAPPPPAAAAVGYAGCRVAVTFFLYFLATNYYWILVEGLYLHSLIFMAFFSEKKYLWGFTVFGWGLPAVFVAVWVGVRATLANTGCWDLSSGHKKWIIQVPILASVVLNFILFINIIRVLATKLRETNAGRCDTRQQYRKLLKSTLVLMPLFGVHYTVFMALPYTEVSGTLWQIQMHYEMLFNSFQGFFVAIIYCFCNGEVQAEIKKSWSRWTLALDFKRKARSGSSSYSYGPMVSHTSVTNVGPRTGLGLPLSPRLLPAATTNGHSQLPGHAKPGAPVLETLDTTPTVTAAPKEDGFLNGSCSGLDEEASGPERPPPLLQEEWETVM
- the Pth1r gene encoding parathyroid hormone/parathyroid hormone-related peptide receptor isoform X4 encodes the protein MESDKGWTSASTSGKPRKEKASEKLYPESKEDKEVATGSRRRGRPCLPEWDYIVCWPLGAPGEVVAVPCPDYIYDFNHKGHAYRRCDRNGSWEVVPGHNRTWANYSECLKFMTNETRERVRIFPLTNLTPEVFDRLGMIYTVGYSMSLASLTVAVLILAYFRRLHCTRNYIHMHMFLSFMLRAASIFVKDAVLYSGFTLDEAERLTEEELHIIAQAPPPPAAAAVGYAGCRVAVTFFLYFLATNYYWILVEGLYLHSLIFMAFFSEKKYLWGFTVFGWGLPAVFVAVWVGVRATLANTGCWDLSSGHKKWIIQVPILASVVLNFILFINIIRVLATKLRETNAGRCDTRQQYRKLLKSTLVLMPLFGVHYTVFMALPYTEVSGTLWQIQMHYEMLFNSFQGFFVAIIYCFCNGEVQAEIKKSWSRWTLALDFKRKARSGSSSYSYGPMVSHTSVTNVGPRTGLGLPLSPRLLPAATTNGHSQLPGHAKPGAPVLETLDTTPTVTAAPKEDGFLNGSCSGLDEEASGPERPPPLLQEEWETVM